CCAAGCTCCTGCGGGTGGTGCAGGAAGGATCGTATCGCCGGGTCGGCGAAGATCGTCCGCGGCACGTGCGGATTCGTTTCGTCGCGACCACCAATCGCGCCATCCAGGAACTTCTCGAAACCGGCGTGCTCAAGCCCGACTTGTTCTACCGGCTGAGCGGTCATCGCATCAGCCTGCGCCCGCTGCGATTTCGTCGCGACGAGATCGGGCCGCTGGCGCTCGAGATCACGAAACGCTGCGGTCTCGGCGGCGCCACCCGATCCGCCGTCGAGTGGCTCGAAGGGCACGCGTGGCCAGGCAATGTTCGTCAGCTCGAGATGCTGCTCAGGCTGGCGGCTGGCTCCTGTGCACTCGGCGGAATGCTCGAGGTCGAGCACCTGGAGCCGCACGTCGCGGCGGTCGGCTCGGCAGGAGCATCCCATGGCGATGGCATCGAGCACGACTCGAACGACCGTTCGTTGCGCGGGATCCGCCTCACCGCCGAACGCGGCACGCTCGAACGCGCACTCGAGAGCAACGACGGCGTGGTCACCCGGGCCGCGCGAGCACTCGGGCTCTCACGCCAGGCGTTCTACAAGGCGATGAAGCGCACCGGACTGGCTCCGGCTTCGAGCGAAGCGCTGCACTGACGCTACGCCGCCTCTTCGTCCTTCTTGAGCGCGAACGGGCTTTCGGCCGGAGCGGAGGACCCCGCGAGCGTGGCGGCGCGCTCGCCGGCCTCCAGCATCTTGACGCGCAGGCGCAGATTGTTCGCGCTGTCGGCCTGACGCAGCGCCTCGTCGAGCGTGATCTGGCCGGCGCGCAGCAACTCGAACAGCGCCATGTCGAAGGTCTGCGACCCGTCGCCCGCGTTCTGCTCGATCGCGGGCTTGAGCGCCGCGATCTCGCCCTTCGAGATCAGGTCGGCGACCCGCGGCGTGTTGACCATGATCTCGATCGCGGCCACGCGCCCCGCGCCCCTGGCGCGCGGCACCAGGCGCTGCGAGACGATCGCGCGCAGGTTGAGTCCGAGCTGCGCGTAGAGCCCTTCGTGAGTGTCTGCTGAGAAGAAGTTCATGACCCGTTCGACCGCTTGATTCGCGTTGTTCGCGTGCAGCGTGCCGAGCACCAGGTGCCCGGTCTCGGCGAAGTGGATCGCCGCCTCGACGGTGTCGTGATCGCGCATCTCGCCGATCAGGATCACGTCCGGCGCCTGCCGCAGCGCGCTCTTGAGGCCCGCGGCGTACGAAGCGGTGTCCACGCCGAGTTCGCGCTGCGTCACGATGCAGCCCTTGTGTGGGTGTACGAACTCGATCGGATCTTCGATCGTCAGGATGTGGCCGCGCGAGTTCTGATTGCGGTGATCGATCAGTGCGGCGAGCGTGGTCGACTTTCCGGACCCGGTCGCTCCGGTGACCAGGATCAGCCCGCGTTTCGACATCACGAGATCGCACAGCACCGCCGGCAGCGCCATCTTCTTCGCGTCGGGCACGTCCGACTGAATGCGTCGCGCCACCAGTCCGACCGCACCGCGCTGGCGAAACACGTTCAGCCGGAAGCGCGCAACGCCCGGCACGGCGCGCGCCGAGTT
This genomic interval from Candidatus Eisenbacteria bacterium contains the following:
- a CDS encoding PilT/PilU family type 4a pilus ATPase is translated as MQLDDLLRGLAERNGSDLYLTADSPPLYRVDGATVPAIPQSLDSGEVEALIRAALRPADLEEFDRTSELNSARAVPGVARFRLNVFRQRGAVGLVARRIQSDVPDAKKMALPAVLCDLVMSKRGLILVTGATGSGKSTTLAALIDHRNQNSRGHILTIEDPIEFVHPHKGCIVTQRELGVDTASYAAGLKSALRQAPDVILIGEMRDHDTVEAAIHFAETGHLVLGTLHANNANQAVERVMNFFSADTHEGLYAQLGLNLRAIVSQRLVPRARGAGRVAAIEIMVNTPRVADLISKGEIAALKPAIEQNAGDGSQTFDMALFELLRAGQITLDEALRQADSANNLRLRVKMLEAGERAATLAGSSAPAESPFALKKDEEAA